From a region of the Flavobacterium sediminilitoris genome:
- the creD gene encoding cell envelope integrity protein CreD — translation MENQTPSQNPNSVSKFSFFQSNTAKMIMVGILSLFLLIPLNLVQSLIRERSQRKNEVTKEITQLWGNDILFYGPILKVPYKTYSETAVVDDKTKVTTIQKQAHLEYAYFFPSELNNKTNIEKVDQLKRSLYNPIVFKANIKFNGTFQDVSFDKISVNEEDVLWDKATILIKTTNLKSIKSDLKININTNDYSLESKSDEDNYFGTLETNSFVYKSNEKLTFSFEMNYNGSNSLQFIPVGKTTTTSIDANWDSPSFIGNFAASDTTKKVTTKNFHADWKILHINRPFSQQYTEKIPNLKGYSYGVKLIEPVDEYQQNERASKYGFLVIGLTFLIFFLIQTISKKSIHIFQYTMIGLALIMFYTLLISITEHSSFTIAYIIASSAVIIMLLLYSFSVLKEKKFPFFISISLLILYSFIFVIIQLENYALLVGSIGLFFILGAVMYFSRKIDWNTN, via the coding sequence ATGGAAAATCAAACACCATCACAAAATCCGAACTCTGTTTCAAAATTCTCTTTTTTTCAAAGTAATACTGCCAAAATGATAATGGTAGGAATACTTTCTTTATTTTTATTAATTCCGTTAAATTTAGTTCAAAGTCTTATTCGAGAGCGTTCTCAACGAAAAAATGAGGTAACGAAAGAAATTACTCAATTATGGGGAAACGATATTCTATTCTATGGTCCTATTCTTAAAGTTCCATACAAAACATATTCTGAAACTGCGGTTGTAGATGATAAAACAAAAGTGACAACTATTCAAAAACAAGCACATTTAGAATATGCCTATTTCTTTCCTAGCGAATTAAATAATAAAACGAATATTGAAAAAGTCGATCAATTAAAAAGAAGCTTATATAATCCTATTGTTTTTAAGGCTAATATAAAGTTTAATGGTACTTTTCAAGATGTTTCATTTGATAAAATTTCGGTTAATGAAGAAGATGTTCTTTGGGACAAAGCAACTATATTAATTAAAACCACTAACCTAAAAAGCATTAAAAGTGATTTAAAAATAAATATTAATACAAATGATTATAGTTTAGAGTCAAAAAGTGACGAAGACAATTATTTTGGTACATTAGAAACAAATTCGTTTGTTTATAAATCAAATGAAAAACTTACTTTTTCATTTGAAATGAATTATAATGGAAGTAATAGTTTACAGTTTATTCCTGTGGGAAAAACGACAACTACATCAATCGATGCAAATTGGGATTCACCTAGTTTCATTGGTAATTTTGCTGCAAGCGACACAACTAAGAAAGTGACAACTAAAAATTTTCATGCTGATTGGAAAATATTGCACATTAACAGACCATTTTCTCAACAATACACTGAAAAAATTCCTAATTTAAAAGGGTATTCTTATGGTGTTAAGTTGATTGAGCCAGTAGATGAATATCAACAAAATGAACGTGCTTCAAAGTATGGCTTTTTAGTTATTGGGCTAACTTTTCTTATTTTCTTTTTAATTCAAACTATTAGCAAAAAAAGTATTCATATTTTCCAATACACTATGATAGGTTTGGCTTTAATCATGTTTTATACTTTATTAATCTCTATCACAGAACATTCTAGTTTCACAATAGCTTATATTATAGCTTCAAGTGCTGTTATTATCATGCTTCTACTCTATTCTTTTTCTGTTTTAAAAGAGAAAAAATTTCCATTCTTCATTAGCATATCTCTTTTAATTTTGTATAGTTTCATATTTGTAATAATTCAATTAGAAAATTATGCTCTACTAGTAGGAAGTATTGGCTTATTCTTTATTCTTGGAGCAGTTATGTATTTCTCAAGAAAAATAGATTGGAATACTAATTAA
- a CDS encoding NAD(P)-dependent oxidoreductase, with the protein MKFGIIKERKNPPDRRVVFSPDELSNFITQFPKAEIIVESSDIRVFSDDKYKEKGFNVSENLEDCDVLLGVKEVPIESLIPNKKYFFFSHTIKKQPYNRKLLRAVLEKNIELYDHETIVDKDNGRLIGFGRYAGIVGAYNGIRAFGMKYELFNLAKAEDLPDQKALIERLKRNHLPNIKIVLTGNGKVAHGAKEMLDAMKIKQVTVEHYLTKTYTEPVYTFIDVLDYNKRKDGQILDKKDFYINSSEYESNFERFAEVSDMFIAGHFYGNDAPVILSNQMLRSSKCKLKVVADISCDIDGPIACTIKPSTIANPVYGYLPSEHKEVALTHPAAIWVMAVDNLPCELPKDASEGFGVMFLKHVIPAFYNEDADGVLARAKVTENGKLTPRFAYLQDFVDDKE; encoded by the coding sequence ATGAAATTCGGAATTATTAAAGAACGTAAAAATCCACCAGATAGACGTGTCGTATTTTCACCAGATGAGTTGTCTAATTTTATCACTCAATTTCCAAAAGCTGAAATAATTGTTGAATCTTCTGATATTAGAGTGTTTTCTGATGATAAATATAAAGAAAAAGGTTTTAATGTTTCAGAAAATTTAGAGGATTGTGATGTATTATTAGGAGTAAAAGAAGTGCCAATAGAATCATTAATCCCAAATAAAAAATACTTTTTCTTTTCGCATACTATAAAAAAGCAGCCTTATAACAGGAAATTATTAAGAGCAGTTTTAGAAAAGAATATTGAATTATACGATCATGAAACCATTGTAGATAAAGATAATGGTAGGTTAATAGGTTTCGGTCGTTATGCGGGAATTGTAGGGGCTTATAACGGTATTAGAGCTTTTGGAATGAAATATGAATTATTTAATTTAGCAAAAGCAGAAGATTTGCCAGATCAAAAAGCTCTGATTGAACGTTTAAAAAGAAATCATTTACCTAATATAAAAATTGTATTGACAGGAAACGGGAAAGTAGCCCATGGAGCAAAGGAAATGCTTGATGCAATGAAAATTAAACAAGTAACAGTAGAGCATTACTTAACTAAAACATATACAGAACCAGTATACACTTTTATTGATGTTTTAGATTATAACAAGAGAAAAGATGGGCAAATTTTAGATAAAAAAGATTTTTATATTAATTCATCTGAATATGAATCTAATTTTGAGCGTTTTGCTGAAGTTTCAGATATGTTTATCGCTGGACATTTTTATGGAAATGATGCTCCTGTTATTTTATCAAACCAAATGCTACGATCATCAAAATGTAAATTAAAGGTTGTAGCCGATATTTCTTGTGATATTGATGGACCAATTGCATGTACTATTAAACCTAGTACAATAGCAAATCCAGTTTATGGGTATTTACCAAGTGAACATAAAGAAGTAGCTTTGACTCATCCAGCAGCTATATGGGTAATGGCAGTTGACAATCTTCCATGTGAATTACCTAAAGATGCTAGTGAAGGATTTGGAGTTATGTTCTTAAAACATGTCATTCCAGCTTTTTACAATGAAGATGCTGATGGTGTTTTGGCAAGAGCCAAAGTAACTGAGAATGGTAAATTAACACCACGATTTGCTTATTTACAAGATTTTGTAGACGATAAAGAATAA